From bacterium:
GGAGGACCTGTCGTCCCAGTTTCTGGCCAACTTCTCGCGTAATTTTAGCCGCGAATTTTGCGAAATTAATATTAGTATTTCGATTTATCGATTTAAGATTATGGTAGAAATTACTTCCGTCGATAAAGATGAATACGCGTTCCATTTTATCTTCCCTCCTAGCTAAAACCCGCCGCTAACGTGTAGCGGCGGGGAGTTTATTACCCACCACTGCTAAGCAGTAATGGGGAGATTATCTTTTTTATGCCATGATCGTACCATGGCTACCTTTTTATAAAATAACAGAAGTCCTCCTGGATGTCAAGTAAAAAGCGATAGTTTGATATACGAATATCTGAATAGCGGCTTTCAATATGTCCTATAAGAATACCAACTGAGCTACCGCAGCTTGGCGCGTACATAATATACAAAAACGCGACTCCAAGTCAAGTTAAAACTCGGCCGCCTTTTACTCGCGAACCGGATGACCGGTTCTTAACCCCCCTTCACGTATCATTTGCAACCCGAGCCCATTATATTATAAAATCACGACGTGAACGCAGGCCACGGCTCGAGGTCCTTCCGGGAATACGCCGCCGCCCTCGCCCGGGCGCTGGCCGTCGCCGCGCTCCTCGCGGCCGCGCTCGCGTACGGCTACGCCGTGTGGCGCGTCGCCGCGTACGCGTGGGCGCGGGGCCTGCGCTTCTACCAATCGGGCGTTATTAACGGCGACGCCGTACGAGACATCATCCACTGTTTCGTTCTGGGCGTCGGCGCCTTCGTGCTACCCCGCTTCGCCGGCGTAGGCATCCCCCGGATGAAAGGAACCGCCCGGCTCGTCTACGGATACCTGGGGCTGGCCGCCTTAGCCGCGGCCGCGGTGGCCGTTAACCACGTCAGGCCGTTCTACTCGAGCCCGTTCGCGGGAAACGGGCCGCTCTTCTTCACGCTCGGGCCGTTGGCGTGGGAGCTGCTGTGGCCGGGGTTCATATACGGCTTCGCGACGGCTATAGCCGGGCCCCGGGCGCCCGCGGCCGTGAAACACGCGCTGGTCGTGGTTTTGGCGCTGGCCGGCACGGCCTGGTACGCGCCGCTCGTCCCCGGCTTGAAAGCGCTCGAGGCGGCGACCTTCATCGGCCTAACCCTCGCGGTCAGCTTTCTCAGCCTGGCGCTCCGCCGCCGGACCGGCAGCATCTGGCCCGGCTTCGTAGGCCACGTCCTGGTGTATTTTTTCCTTACGTGGTGAACGCGGCGCTAAAGTGCGTAAAAGCTCTGTTTGCGAAATCGCGCGCCGTTACTTATAATCGAACTCGAGATAAAAGGGCGCCTTTATGGACCCGCGTTACCGCGAAATCCTATTAGAAAGGGCCGAGCTCGTAACGGCCTTCCCGGCGTGGATGCTCCCGGCCGAAACGGTGGAGCGACTGCACGCCGCGGCCAACGCGGCCGTAGTCGAGATCGCGGGCCCCGACAGCCTGGCCGCGGCCGTACGCGCCGCCGCGGAAGGCGGTTACGATTTCTTCCTCCCCACCATCGCCTACACCGGGACCGAGTTCGGCGACTGGCGACTACCCTTCGAAAAAATAGAATATTTGCAAGAGCGGCTTCGCGGCGTTGCGGCCGGCGCGGAAGTGCTGGAGCCCGTCGTTATGGGCGCGCCCGAGCTGTGGCGCTTGCTCTGCGGCCGGTACGTCCTCGCCCTGTACCGGCGCTTCGGCTTCTACACGCCGTGCATCGGCTGCCACGTCTATCTGCACGCGCTCCGCATCCCGCTCGCGAAGATGACGGGATGCCGCGTCGTCGTCGCCGGCGAGCGGGAGAACCACGGCGGCCTCGTCAAGCTCAACCAGATACCGATAACGTTGGACGCGTACGTCGAGCTCCTCGCGCGCTTCGGCGTCGAGCTGTTGCTGCCGCTGCGGCACGTCTCGTCGGGAGCCGAAATCGAGGAAATCGTCGGTGCGGAGGGGCGCGAGAGCGCGGGCCAGCTCGAGTGCATCCTGAGCCAAAACTACCGCGACGCCGACGGCAGCGTCCCCTACGACGAAGAAGCGGTCCGCCGCTTCCTCGACGAGTTCGCGCTGCCGCTGGCCGAGCGCGCCGTAAACGCGTACCTCGCCGGCGAACGCCCCGATTATGAGGCGCTCGCCCGCGGGTTTTTTGTTTAAAAACCGAAAACGACCGAGGGTAGGATGCGATGGAGGGCGATACGAAATACGGGGAGCTGGTAATCCCGCCGTCCATACCGCCGGGTAAGACGCCGGATTTACTGAAATACTGGTACTTGGGCTCGCGGGTGCGGCGTTATATTTCGCGCCGGCGGCTGACGGCGGTTATCGACCGCGTCCCGGCCGCGCCGGGGCAGCCGGTCCTCGACGTCGGTTGCGGGGCGGGGCTTGGGCTCGCGTTGCTGGGCCGGCGCGGGTTCCGGCCCGTCGGAATCGACCTCGTCGACGGCGGGTTTTACGCCGCGCGATGCATCGGCGAAGCGAACGGCCTCAAAGTCGGATTAATTAACGCCGACGTCTCGCGGTTACCTTTCCGGCCTTCGACTTTCCGCGCCGTTACCGCCGTCGAGATGCTCGAGCACGTTTTCGAGGGGGACCGACGCAGCGCGTTCGCCGAAATGGCCCGCGTGATTTCTCCGGGCGGAGCGCTGGTCCTCTCGACCCCTAACTACAACTCCTTCGTCGAAATAGGGAAAAGGTTATTGTATAAATCACGTTCGTTACGACGCCTTTTACCTTTCATGCACTACCCTACTCCCGACGTAGGCCGAGCATCGTATCATCCTCACAGCTACCACCTCCCCATCCCGCAAAGGAATCTCCGGACGTTGCTCGAGGACGCGGCCTTCACGGTCGTCGCGACTAGAAAATTCCTGTTCGCGTTGAAATATACGCCGGACGCCCTATTAAGAATAATGCAAGGAGTCGAAAGTCTCCTCGAGCGGCTGCCGCTCGTTCGCGAGCTCGCCTGTACGGTCTTAATCGTAGCCGTCAAAGCCGGATAATCGCGCGTTAAATGAACCGGGAAAACGCCAACGTGGACAACTCCAATATATCCTGGGACGGCCGGCCGCTCGACTGGCGCAATAAAGCGACCGACCGCTTCGTCCTCCGGTGGATAAAGCGCTACCTCAGCGCGCCCGTCAGTTTAATACTCAACCGCGTTCCGGGGGCAAGGCCGTGGATGGCGACGGCCGCGTCGGCCCTAGCCGGTACCGCCGCCGGCGTCGTCCTCGCGCTGGGCTACGGGTGGCAGGCCGGCGTCGTCGCCGCCGCCGCGCAAATCCTCGACGGCGTGGACGGCCAGCTCGCGCGCCTGAGAGGTACGTCGAGCCCGGGCGGCGCGCTCCTCGACTCGGTGCTCGACCGCGTCGTCGACGGCGCGATGGTACTCGGAACGATAATATATCTCGTTCGGACGCCGCTGCCGTCCGCCGTCTATTTGCCGGCGGTGCTCGCGCTCGGCTTCGTCGCCGTCGTCGCCTCGAATCTAGTCAGTTACTCGGGCGCTCGAGCGGGCGAGCTGGGCCTGAAGCTTCCCGCCAGGCCCACGCTCGCGAGCAAGGGGACGCGTACGGCCGTTATAGTACTTTGCGCTCTCGCCACCCTCTTTTGGGCCCACGCCCCACTCGTCGCACTTGTTTACCTGGCCGTACACCCGACCGCCGCGGTAGTCGACCGGGTCGTAACCGCAAGCCGAAACGGCTACTGAAAACGCGGCGCCTTAGCCGGATTTATTTAAAAATCACATCCTACCGCGCCGTCGTCCGGCGGCTCGACTTTCATATTGGAACAATTCCCATATTTAAACTATAATCGTAGTGTGCGAACCAAATCGCACCCGGTAAATAATGCTTGACTAATTACGGAGAATTCATGTCAGGGTTTAGAACATTGTTAATAGCGTTCGTATCCACGGCCGCCGCGGCCGCCGCAGCCGGCCCTCCGCCCCCATATCTCCCCGGCGCGCAGGACGAGCTGTTCTACGGCCACCTCTTCGAACCCCAGGCTAGGGGGCCGCTGCTCCCGTCGAAGGCGTCGGCGAATTACGACGTCCGCAAATACACCATCACGATGACCATCGACGACGAGGCGCTTACGGTGTACGCGAAGACGACGACGCGCGTACGAAGCAAGGAAGCGTCGCTCACGACGTTCTCGTTCGACTTTACGACGCTGCTCAAGGTTACCCGCGTCGCCCGGGCCGGCAAAACGCTCGCGTTCACCCACAATAACAATGTGCTTACGGTCACGCTCGAGCGACCTATGGCGAAAGATGAGGATTTCGACGTCGACGTCGAATACGACGGCAAACCGGGGAACGGCTTCTTCTTCACGACCGGCGGCGTCTTCACCTCCACCGAGATGAGTTACTCGCGGAACTGGTTCCCCTGCAACGACCGCCCGGCCGACAAGGCCGACGACGGCGTCGAGCTCTACCTAACGGTCCGCGACGACTGGTACGCGGCCTCCAACGGCCTCCTCGCTTGGAGCGGGCCGGCGGGCGAAGATACCAACCTTTTCCACTGGGTGGAACGTTACCCCATAGCCACCTACCTCGTCGCCATCGCGTGCGCCGAATACTATACCAGCTTCAACCAGACCTGGCGCGGTATGCCGGTCAATTATTTCGTATATGGGAACCAGGCCGGCGCGGCGCCCACCTTCTTCGAACACCAGCTCGACATGCTCGACTGCTTCGCCGCCAAGTTCGGCGACTACCCGTTCAAGGCCGAGAAGTACGGCGTGGCCGCGGTGGATATGACCAACTTCGGCGGGATGGAGAACCAGACTTGCACCTTCATCCGCGCCAGCTACATAGGCCCCCACCACAACGGCGACCACCTCCTCGCCCACGAGCTCGCCCACTCCTGGTGGGGCGATATGGTCACCTGCGGCACGTGGAAGGATTTATGGTTGAACGAGGGCCAGGCCAGTTACGCCGACGCGCTCTACACGGAGTACCGCTACGGCGACGCCGCGTTCCGCGACCACATGCGCTCGTACGCCGACAGTTACTTCCGCGAAGACGCGTCGCGCCGCTTTTCGGTCTACGACCCGACGTACCCGTGGAGCGCCACCGTCTATCAAAAGGGCGCGTGGGTCTTACACATGTTGCGGCGGCTTGTGGGCGACGAAAACTTCTACCGCGCCTGGAACGACTACGGCGCCGCGCATAAATACGGAACCGCCGTAACCGACGACCTCCAGTACGAATTCGAGAGAGCGTACGGCGCCGACCTCGACTGGTTCTTCGAGCAATGGGTATATAAAGCCGGCTATCCGGAGTTTAAATATTCCTGGGTCAAATCGGGCGGCGGCAAGACGGTAAAGGTCAAGATAGAGCAAGTCCAGCAAGTAACGCCGCTGACGCCGCTGTTCAAATGCCCGGTGGACCTCACGTTCGCCGCCCGCGGCGACGACGAATATACGAAGACCGTATGGGTCGACGGCCGCGAACACACCTTCGAGTTTACGTTGCCCGAAGAAATCTACTGGGTATATTTCGACAAGGATGTTTGGCTGCTACAGAAGAATACGTGCAACGTCGGCGTCGTCCTCGATTACTTCCGCGCGCGGCCGGCGGAACGGGGCGTCGCGCTCTCGTGGGCTACGTCGGCCGAGAAGGATTTCGCCGGCTTCAACCTCTACCGCGAGAGCGTCGCCGCGGCACGCGACGGCCTAAAATCAAAAATCAACGAGAAGCTAATAACGGGGCGTTCGCCTTATCGCTACGTCGACGAGGCCGCCAAACCGAAAGGCGAATACCGCTACTGGCTCGAGGCGGTGGACCTGAGCGGCGCCCGCGAGACGTTCGGGCCGGCGGAGGTCCGGCTGCCGACGAAGCCGGTTGCCTTCGCGCTCCGCCAGAACGTCCCCAACCCCACGCCCGGGAGGACGACGTTCGCGTTCTCGCTGGCCGCGGCCGGCCCGGGCGTGCTGGCCGTCTACGACCTGGCAGGCCGCGAGGTCTGGCGCCACGAGGCGACCTTCGCCGAGGGGGCGAACGAGCTCGAGGTAACGTTTGACCTCGCGCCGGGCGTATACGTTTACCGCCTTACGGCGGGAAGGGAGGGCGCGGCGAAGAAGATGGTGGTAATTCGGTAAGTATCGTAGAATGAAACGGCTTGGCCGAAGTAAGCGAGGCCGCTAAGGTTACAACCCATAGGAGGTAAAAGCCATGAAAACGTTTAAACCTTTCCTAATAGCGTCGGTTGTTTTGTGCGCGGCAGCCGGGGCAACGGCCGCGGAGAGGTCCTGGCTCGAGGTAACGGCGGACGGCGTATTCACGCGGACCGAGGCGTCCGACGCGCCCTTCGGCGGCCCCCTGCCCCAACCCTACGTCGACACGCCGCCCGAAGTCCTCTGGACCCATAACGAGGCCAACACCGTTTACCAAACGACGGCGCGATTTGGGTACGGCGGCCGGTTCGTCTTCGCCGGCTCGGCCACGAACGACTGCGCAGCGCAACTCTTCCGCACCGCCGGCGCGGGCAACTTCGATTGGGAAGTCGAGGCCGGAGCGAGCGTTTTCACGGCCGCGGGCCGAGACAAGGACGCCTTCTGCGCCGGCTTCACCGGCGGCGCCGCCAACGACGTTAAACTTTTCCGCGGCGCTTCCTCCACACCCGTTTGGACTCATACGCCGAGCGGCGGCGAAACGGTCCGCGGTCCGGTCGGGATGCCGGCCGACGGCAGCTTCGTAGCCGCGCTAATCTCCACCGGGAGCGACATAAAACTCCGTATCCTCCACGCCGACAACGGTTCCCTACTAGACGAAAAGACCGTCAGCGGAACCGCCCAGCGGGGGCCGTTAGTCGTTACTCCCGACGGCAAGTTCATACTATTCCGCGTCAGCACTATGCTCCACGTCTTCGGATTCAACGGGACCAGCCTGACGCTACGGGAGAGCGTCGACGCACGCTCCTCGACCGACTGCCACGGCCTGTCGCACGACGGCCTATACCTCGTTCACGGCTTCACGACGACGACGGCCCGCCGGTGGAACGGGTCCACGTACGAAGTGCTCTTCGTCCACAGCGAACCCGGCTTCTACAGCGGCCGCGTCGTCCTCGACGGCGCCGGCCACCTCTACAACGCCTGGTACCGGACCGACTTCAAGCAGGCGCGTATCGTTTGTCATACCCTCCCCTCATCCACGCCGACGTGGACGTTTAACTACAAAGTAGTGACCGGCTCGTACCAGGATTTAATCAATGAGATGGCGGTTGCCGACGACGGCAAGTACCTCGTCGCGGCCTCCCTCGGCAACCAGGATGAATTGAATCCCGAAATCGAGGTCTTCAACGGCCTCAGCGGCGATTACCTCTTCGGCGTCGACACGCCGGGGTCGATGGCCTGTTGCGACGTCGCGATATCGGGGGACAACGTCTACGCCACCGCCGCCGGGAAACACGTCCACTTTAATCAAATGGGCCGCGGCGGCGACATATACGCCATAAGACTGGACGACGACGTGCCGGTGACGGGCCCGGACAGCTTCGTCGCCCGGGCCGCCGGCGACGCCGTGCGCGTCTCCTGGCGCGGTAGATGGCAAAACCTCGCCGGATTCAACCTCTACCGCGAAAGCGCCTCGGGCCACGACGAAGGCCGCGTAAAACTGAACGCAAACCTGATAACCGGGCGCTCCCCGTATACTTTCGTAGACGGCGACGTGGAACCCAATAAGAGTTACCGCTACTGGCTCGAGGCGGTGGACCTGAGCGGCGGCCGGGAGACGTTCGGGCCGGCGGAGGTCCGGCCGCCGACGAAGCCGGTTACCTTCGCGCTCCACCAGAACGTCCCCAACCCGACACCGGGGAGGACGACGTTCG
This genomic window contains:
- a CDS encoding M1 family aminopeptidase, with translation MSGFRTLLIAFVSTAAAAAAAGPPPPYLPGAQDELFYGHLFEPQARGPLLPSKASANYDVRKYTITMTIDDEALTVYAKTTTRVRSKEASLTTFSFDFTTLLKVTRVARAGKTLAFTHNNNVLTVTLERPMAKDEDFDVDVEYDGKPGNGFFFTTGGVFTSTEMSYSRNWFPCNDRPADKADDGVELYLTVRDDWYAASNGLLAWSGPAGEDTNLFHWVERYPIATYLVAIACAEYYTSFNQTWRGMPVNYFVYGNQAGAAPTFFEHQLDMLDCFAAKFGDYPFKAEKYGVAAVDMTNFGGMENQTCTFIRASYIGPHHNGDHLLAHELAHSWWGDMVTCGTWKDLWLNEGQASYADALYTEYRYGDAAFRDHMRSYADSYFREDASRRFSVYDPTYPWSATVYQKGAWVLHMLRRLVGDENFYRAWNDYGAAHKYGTAVTDDLQYEFERAYGADLDWFFEQWVYKAGYPEFKYSWVKSGGGKTVKVKIEQVQQVTPLTPLFKCPVDLTFAARGDDEYTKTVWVDGREHTFEFTLPEEIYWVYFDKDVWLLQKNTCNVGVVLDYFRARPAERGVALSWATSAEKDFAGFNLYRESVAAARDGLKSKINEKLITGRSPYRYVDEAAKPKGEYRYWLEAVDLSGARETFGPAEVRLPTKPVAFALRQNVPNPTPGRTTFAFSLAAAGPGVLAVYDLAGREVWRHEATFAEGANELEVTFDLAPGVYVYRLTAGREGAAKKMVVIR
- a CDS encoding CDP-alcohol phosphatidyltransferase family protein, producing MNRENANVDNSNISWDGRPLDWRNKATDRFVLRWIKRYLSAPVSLILNRVPGARPWMATAASALAGTAAGVVLALGYGWQAGVVAAAAQILDGVDGQLARLRGTSSPGGALLDSVLDRVVDGAMVLGTIIYLVRTPLPSAVYLPAVLALGFVAVVASNLVSYSGARAGELGLKLPARPTLASKGTRTAVIVLCALATLFWAHAPLVALVYLAVHPTAAVVDRVVTASRNGY
- a CDS encoding class I SAM-dependent methyltransferase, with the protein product MEGDTKYGELVIPPSIPPGKTPDLLKYWYLGSRVRRYISRRRLTAVIDRVPAAPGQPVLDVGCGAGLGLALLGRRGFRPVGIDLVDGGFYAARCIGEANGLKVGLINADVSRLPFRPSTFRAVTAVEMLEHVFEGDRRSAFAEMARVISPGGALVLSTPNYNSFVEIGKRLLYKSRSLRRLLPFMHYPTPDVGRASYHPHSYHLPIPQRNLRTLLEDAAFTVVATRKFLFALKYTPDALLRIMQGVESLLERLPLVRELACTVLIVAVKAG
- a CDS encoding T9SS type A sorting domain-containing protein, translating into MKTFKPFLIASVVLCAAAGATAAERSWLEVTADGVFTRTEASDAPFGGPLPQPYVDTPPEVLWTHNEANTVYQTTARFGYGGRFVFAGSATNDCAAQLFRTAGAGNFDWEVEAGASVFTAAGRDKDAFCAGFTGGAANDVKLFRGASSTPVWTHTPSGGETVRGPVGMPADGSFVAALISTGSDIKLRILHADNGSLLDEKTVSGTAQRGPLVVTPDGKFILFRVSTMLHVFGFNGTSLTLRESVDARSSTDCHGLSHDGLYLVHGFTTTTARRWNGSTYEVLFVHSEPGFYSGRVVLDGAGHLYNAWYRTDFKQARIVCHTLPSSTPTWTFNYKVVTGSYQDLINEMAVADDGKYLVAASLGNQDELNPEIEVFNGLSGDYLFGVDTPGSMACCDVAISGDNVYATAAGKHVHFNQMGRGGDIYAIRLDDDVPVTGPDSFVARAAGDAVRVSWRGRWQNLAGFNLYRESASGHDEGRVKLNANLITGRSPYTFVDGDVEPNKSYRYWLEAVDLSGGRETFGPAEVRPPTKPVTFALHQNVPNPTPGRTTFAFSLAAAGPAELAVYDLAGREVWRHEGIFAGGANELQVALELAPGVYVYRLTAGGDGASKKMVVVK